From the Prinia subflava isolate CZ2003 ecotype Zambia chromosome 34, Cam_Psub_1.2, whole genome shotgun sequence genome, one window contains:
- the ENDOU gene encoding uridylate-specific endoribonuclease, with the protein MSLSSPGSPRTGRAASGFAPGPRFTRRARAGRAAVPQMPMPGDCGSATEDLYTAPDSCQGRCGEPFSEEDECHCHRECQAQHNCCQDHDRHCGPGGEGAEDGARTRDGFSSSRGSITDQELLQLSERLHSLDHNKARPGDIALNPQHLADPGDTGDKQDRSPQPLYKFVNEELFSKPTYASFIKLLDNYQRATGSEEEVTAEELREQERFLQEVMKTELMKELFIFLQGKGRFGSEHEFVQELREIWFGLYSRGAGERDSSGFEHVFSGEVKKGKVSGFHNWIRFYLLEKQGEVNYLSHSFDGPWDTYPDVLGLQFSWDGFHKEVGSAFIGSSPEFEFGLYSLCFLARPGRACHLSLGGHRLSVQTYPWTKATSSSGRSFIATAYVMSP; encoded by the exons ATGTCGCTGTCATCGCCTGGAAGTCCCCGGACAGGACGTGCCGCATCAGGGTTTGCCCCGGGGCCACGTTTCACCCGCCGAGCCCGGGCTGGGCGAGCCGCGGTGCCGCAGATGCCGATGCCAGGAGATTGCGGCTCCGCCACGGAGG ACCTGTACACGGCCCCCGACTCGTGCCAGGGGCGCTGCGGGGAGCCCTTCAGCGAGGAGGACGAGTGTCACTGTCACCGCGagtgccaggcacagcacaaCTGCTGCCAGGACCACGACAGGCACTGCGGGCCCG gaggggaaggggccGAGGATGGAGCTCGAACCCGCG ACGGGTTCTCCAGCAGCCGCGGCTCCATCACggaccaggagctgctgcagctctcgGAGCGGCTCCACAGCCTGGACCACAACAAAGCCCGGCCCGGCGACATCGCCCTCAACCCGCAGCACCTGGCggaccctggggacaccggggacaaGCAGGACCGGTCCCCGCAGCC GCTCTACAAATTCGTGAACGAGGAGCTCTTCTCCAAGCCCACCTACGCCAGCTTCATTAAGCTGCTGGATAATTACCAGCGGGCCACGGGCAGCGAGGAGGAGGTGACGGCCGAGGAGCTGCGCGAGCAGGAGCGGTTCCTGCAGGAGGTGATGAAAACCGAGCTCATGAAGgaacttttcattttcctgcaggGGAAAG GGCGCTTCGGCTCCGAGCACGAGTTCGTGCAGGAGCTCCGGGAGATTTGGTTCGGCCTCTACtcccgcggggccggggagcgCGATTCCAGCGGCTTCGAGCACGTGTTCTCCG GAGAGGTGAAGAAGGGAAAAGTGTCCGGGTTCCACAACTGGATCCGCTTCTACCTCCTGGAGAAGCAGGGGGAGGTGAACTACCTCAGCCACAGCTTCGACGGCCCG TGGGACACCTACCCCGACGTGCTGGGGCTCCAGTTCAGCTGGGACGGGTTCCACAAGGAGGTGGGCTCGGCCTTCATCGGCTCCAGCCCCGAGTTCGAGTTCGGCCTCTACTCCCTCTGCTTCCTGGCACGGCCTGGCCGGGC ATGCCACCTGAGCCTGGGCGGGCACCGCCTCAGCGTCCAGACCTACCCCTGGACCAAGGCCACCTCCAGCAGCGGCCGCAGCTTCATCGCCACCGCCTACGTGATGTCACCCTGA
- the NEUROD4 gene encoding neurogenic differentiation factor 4 — protein sequence MPQTCSKPSDMAELVSGQGWMDATPAAKADPKDGDTRTVPFALAPALTEERDSAEEEEEEEEEEGEKPKRRGPKKKKMTKARLERFRARRVKANARERTRMHGLNDALDNLRRVMPCYSKTQKLSKIETLRLARNYIWALSEVLETGQTPEGKSFVEMLCKGLSQPTSNLVAGCLQLGPQPLFLEKHEEKAPACESALAGHSFAYQGLPSPPYGSMESHLLHLKAPPAFKSLVEASFGSHHPSDCSTPPYEGPLTPPLSVGGNFSLKQDGSPELDKSYPYHYPSVGLAGAHGHGSHFQSSVARYEIPLDVAYEAFPPHVAAPQLGAIFNE from the coding sequence ATGCCCCAGACCTGCTCCAAGCCCTCGGACATGGCCGAGCTGGTCAGCGGCCAGGGCTGGATGGACGCGACGCCGGCGGCCAAGGCCGACCCCAAGGATGGTGACACCAGGACCGTCCCCTTCGCGCTGGCGCCGGCCCTGACCGAGGAACGCGACAGcgcagaggaggaggaggaagaggaggaggaggaaggcgaGAAGCCCAAGAGGAGAGGCCccaagaagaagaagatgaccaaggccaggctggagcggTTCCGGGCGCGGCGGGTCAAGGCCAACGCCCGGGAGCGCACGCGGATGCACGGCCTGAACGACGCCCTGGACAACCTGCGCAGGGTCATGCCCTGCTACTCCAAAACCCAGAAGCTCTCCAAGATCGAGACGCTGCGCCTGGCCAGGAACTACATCTGGGCCCTGTCCGAGGTGCTGGAGACGGGGCAGACGCCCGAGGGGAAGAGCTTCGTGGAGATGCTCTGCAAGGGGCTGTCGCAGCCCACCAGCAACCTGGTGGCCGGGTGCCTGCAGCTGGGCCCGCAGCCGCTCTTCCTGGAGAAGCACGAGGAGAAAGCCCCGGCCTGTGAATCAGCCCTGGCCGGCCACTCCTTCGCCTaccaggggctgcccagcccgCCCTACGGCTCCATGGAGTCCCACCTGCTGCACCTGAAGGCGCCGCCGGCCTTCAAGAGCCTGGTGGAGGCTTCCTTCGGGAGCCACCACCCCTCGGACTGCTCCACGCCGCCCTACGAGGGGCCGCTGACGCCGCCGCTGAGCGTCGGAGGGAACTTCTCGCTGAAGCAGGACGGGTCTCCGGAGCTGGACAAGTCCTACCCCTACCACTACCCCTCGGTGGGGCTGGCCGGAGCCCACGGGCACGGCTCGCACTTCCAGAGCTCCGTGGCGCGCTACGAGATCCCGCTGGACGTCGCCTACGAGGCCTTCCCGCCCCACGTGGCCGCGCCCCAGCTCGGGGCCATCTTCAACGAGTAA
- the TESPA1 gene encoding protein TESPA1 → MSALSPRCPQAPPVPAGGLGEDPRGCPTVSPPSLAACGTFGDNLALGAEALLPGSLQAAGRLSRSLCWWRSDPEELLLGLGFGGADSGVAPRVPPRFFSAPSRASGIDLRLFVRAQARRRQMEDPALLLARRFQRVQALAATADAFFCLYCSVSRRSAPPRPCRDSPDSAEPRGAPPGRRLKLAGSWLGGGHGDTPRGTTLGPPQPPGTGGGFGRTPRAGGGDGDTGGLSPRSPPVGTAWGHPRRGCPLGRGLWGSGGAARGGTKGAAAPGGDVTVSPRPGAVSPHPSRVGVPHLQRHQGHPGPGSQCHPSATAGAGGHRGGPPGLKLPGRVPWALAPRGAAESLELEEVLSEEEEEGDSEDDEEEEEEAALSPHPSFRSRRSSPFPRRFAEEPLPPSGTPGPAWVT, encoded by the exons ATGTCAGCTTTGTCCCCTCGGTGTCCCCAAGCGCCACCAGTGCCAGCTGGTGGCCTTGGGGAGGACCCTCGGGGGTGTCCCACAGTGTCCCCTCCCTCTCTGGCAGCGTGTGGTACCTTTGGGGACAACCTGGCCCTGGGAGCTGAAG ctctgctcccggGGAGCCTCCAGGCCGCAGGAAG gctgtCGCGGTCGCTGTGCTGGTGGCGCTCGGACCCCGAGGAGCTCCTGCTGGGCCTGGGCTTTGGGGGGGCGGACTCGGGGGTCGCGCCCCGCGTCCCCCCCCGCTTCTTCTCGGCGCCGTCCCGCGCCAGCGGCATCGACCTGCGGCTCTTCGTGCGGGCCCAGGCGCGGCGCCGCCAGATGGAGGAcccggccctgctgctggccc GTCGCTTCCAGCGGGTCCAGGCCCTGGCTGCCACCGCCGACGCCTTCTTCTGCCTCTACTGCTCCGTGTCGCGGCGCAGCGCCCCCCCGCGGCCCTGTCGCGACAGCCCCGACAGCGCCGAGCCCCGCGGGGCCCCGCCCGGGCGGCGCCTGAAGCTCGCCGGGTCCTGGCTgggggggggacacggggacaccccCCGGGGGACCACCCTGGgccccccccagccccccgggACCGGGGGGGGCTTCGGGAGGACCCCGAGGGCCGGCGGGGGGGACGGCGACACGGGGGGGCTGTCCCCGAGGTCACCCCCGGTGGGGACAGCGTGGGGACACCCGCGGCGGGGCTGTCCCCTCGGccgggggctctgggggtccgGGGGGGCGGCACGGGGGGGCACAAAGggcgccgctgccccggggGGCGATGTCACCGTGTCCCCAAGGCCGGGCGCCGTGTCCCCGCACCCCAGCAGGGTGGGGGTCCCCCACCTGCAGCGACACCAGGGCCACCCCGGTCCGGGCTCTCAGTGTCACCCGAGTGCCACCGCGGGGGCTGGAGGCCATCGCGGGGGTCCCCCGGGGCTGAAGCTCCCCGGGAGGGTCCCCTGGGCCCTCGCCCCCCGAGGAGCGGCGGAGTCCttggagctggaggag GTGCTgagcgaggaggaggaggagggtgacagtgaggatgatgaggaggaggaggaggaagccgCCCTCTCACCCCATCCCTCCTTCAGGAGCCGCAGGA GCTCCCCGTTCCCCCGGCGCTTCGCGGAGGAGCCGCTCCCCCCCTCGGGCACCCCCGGGCCCGCCTGGGTCACCTGA